The following coding sequences are from one Melanotaenia boesemani isolate fMelBoe1 chromosome 17, fMelBoe1.pri, whole genome shotgun sequence window:
- the LOC121656858 gene encoding uncharacterized protein LOC121656858 encodes MPTVEEARYFSSCGLGRKTVWFPHNEGDHLYFSEHLFSAFPALRDGGGFVLARGSRGKVLEQMPIPPEGYSVSFVRSASTRAPLYIIPLQRSLTLSHPSVEEVPKVMETCLSCQSLMPLCDLADHILECTGKEESRNDEDYMDDDLAVAIQQSLEDQVAPVQQQSIIVIEDEVGAAAGVINAQRHTQEQVMVEVAELDENTENEGTSE; translated from the exons ATGCCCACAGTAGAGGAGGCTCGCTACTTTTCCTCTTGTGGATTAGGACGAAAAACTGTGTGGTTCCCACACAATGAAGGAGACCACTTATACTTTAGCGAGCATCTCTTCTCTGCGTTCCCGGCTCTTAGGGATGGCGGTGGGTTTGTCCTGGCCCGTGGCAGCAGAGGAAAGGTTTTGGAGCAAATGCCAATACCACCAGAGGGATACAGCGTGAGCTTTGTACGCTCAGCTTCTACAAGGGCTCCCTTGTACATCATCCCCCTTCAACGCAGCCTTACGCTCAGTCATCCGTCAGTTGAAGAG GTGCCAAAAGTGATGGAGACGTGTCTTAGCTGCCAGTCCTTAATGCCACTTTGTGACTTGGCTGACCATATCCTGGAGTG CACAGGAAAAGAAGAATCAAGGAATGATGA AGACTACATGGATGATGACCTGGCTGTGGCTATACAGCAGTCTTTAGAG GACCAAGTGGCACCTGTGCAACA ACAATCAATAATTGTTATAGAGGACGAggttggagcagcagcaggtgtgATAAA TGCTCAGAGGCACACCCAGGAGCAGGTGATGGTGGAGGTGGCTGAACTGGACGAGAACACAGAAAATGAAGGGACAAGCGAGTGA